TGCGCCGTCGGCCTCCATTATACAAATCCCACCTCTCAACGCCCGCGGTCAGCTTGCGGCAAACCCGCCGGCCTCAGCCGCCCGGCCAACCCGTGCCCGCCGCCTTTTCCCTTTCCCATCCCGCCCCGTTTCTGTAGATTGACGGGCAACGCCATGCCCAGAATCATCGCCATTGACTATGGAACCAAACGCATCGGTCTGGCCGTCGGTGATGCCGCGCTGCGGATCGCCATGCCCTGGGACGTCCTGGACGCCCGCAACGACCCAGCCGCCGACGCTCAGACCGTCTGGGACCACCTCCGCCGCTCCGGTGATCCGGTCGAGACCCTCGTCGTCGGCCTGCCCCTCAACATGGACGGCACCGAAGGCCCGCAGGCCCAGCTCGTCCGGACCTTCGGCCAGGCCCTGGCCGAGCTCTCCAGCCGCCCCGTCGAATATGTCGATGAACGCCTCAGCAGCTTCCACGCCGAACAGAAATTCCGCCCGCCCGGCAAATCCCGCAACCAAAAATCCCGCAAACCCAACCGTCCCCTCGACGCCGTAGCCGCCGCCGTCATCCTCGACGCCTACTTCCGCCAGGAATGAGGCTCCCCATTTGCCTCAACCATTCCTGGACCTCCACGCATCGCCCCGTTATGATAGACCGCTTCGACAGGAGCCGACGCAGTGGCCCAAGAGCTGTTTGAACGCGAGCCTCGCAACCCGATCATCACGATCGCCGATCTGCCCTATCCGGCCAACGCCGTGTTCAATCCCGGCGTGGTTGAGATGGCCGGGCGGGTGGTGCTGCTGCTGCGGGTCGAGGACCGCCAGGGCCGTTCGCACCTGACCGTCGCCCGCAGCGAGAACGGTGTGGACAACTGGAAAATCGACCCTCAGCCGCTGATCGCTCCCGATCCCGACTCGCCGCTCTACCCTTACGAATCCTTCGGCTGCGAAGACCCCCGGATCACCTGGCTGCCCGAGCTGGGCGTCTACGCCATCTGCTACACAGCCTATTCGCCCTTCGGACCCGGCGTGGCCGTGGCCACCACCAAGGACTTCGTCAGCGTCTGCAGGATGGGCCTGATTCTCCAGCCGAACAACAAGGACGCCGCCATGTTTCCCCGCCGGTTCAATGACCGATGGGTCATGCTCCATCGCCCGGTCTCCGGCGCCATCGAGCACATCTGGCTCACGTCGTCGCCCGACCTCGTTCACTGGGGCGCGCCCACGCACCTGGTGCCCGAGCGCGGCGGACCATGGTGGGACGGGGCCAGGGTAGGGGCCGGCGCTCCGCCCATCGAGACGCCCGACGGCTGGTTCCTGATCTACCACGGCGTCAAGACAACCGCCTCCGGCGCGCTCTACCGCCTGGGCATGGCCCTGGCGGACCGGGATGATCCGTCTCGGCTCCTGGCTCGGTACAACTCATGGATTCTCAGCCCGATTGAGTCCTATGAACGCCTCGGAGACGTTCCCAATGTGGTTTATACCTGCGGGGCTATTGTCAGGGGTGACCATGTCTGGTTATACTACGGTGGGGCTGATACCTGCGTGTGTCTGGCGCGGGCAAGGCTCGATCATCTGCTTGAGCAGATCCGGGCCAACCCGGCTCCACAAGGACCCGGTTCCGCGCAGCAGCCCTGACGGAATACAATAAAAAACAAGGACTTACAACCGTAACTCGCCTGTACGGAGATGCCGAATGGCCCGAAGAGAAGTCAAGATTCTCAAGTACACCAAACTCGGTCTGGTCGCGTCGATCCTGGCTGTTCTGGCCGCCCTGGGCACCTTGGTTGTCATCCTCCACGAATGGGACTCCGCTGAAAAGGTCATCGACGCGGGCAGGATCACCAAGCCGATCATCCTGCTCGGCGCTTTCGCAGCGATCATCTTGGGATTTCCCGGTTTTCTGCTCAGCTTGGAAGGGGCCGCCGGCCTCCAGGGCAAGTGGCGGAAACTCGGATGGATCGGCTTCTGGCTCGGGGCGTTCGGAGCCATGGCGGGGTTGGTCCTCGGGTTGTGGTACTACTTCTGGAGGTTCTAGGACACCCTTGGCCCATTCCATGAACGCTACCCTTTTTGTCACCTGCCTGGCTGATACGTTCTATCCCGAGGCGGCGGTCGCCACGCTCCGCGTCCTGCGGCGGCTTGGCTACCACGTCCGCTGCCCCGACGGCCAGACCTGCTGCGGCCAGCCGATGTTCAACGCCGGCCACTTCGACCAGTCCCGCACCGCCGCCCGCCACTTCGTCGACGTCTTCCGCGACGCCCAAGGCCCGATCATCGGACCTTCCAGCTCGTGCGTCGCCATGGTCCGACAGCACTACGATCGCCTCTTCGCGGACGATCCCGCCTACCGCCAGGCGGCTGCCGAACTGGCCAAGCGCACCTTCGAGTTCTCCGAGTTTCTGGTCAAGCACGTCCGCCTGGACCCAGCTGCGATGGGAGCCAGGTTCAACGACTCGGTGACCTACCACTACAGTTGCCATTTCCGCCCGCTGGGCATCGTCGACGAGCCCATCTCGCTGATCCAACGCATTCCCGGCATCGACTATCGGCCGCTGGAGCGGCTGACCCAATGCTGCGGTTTCGGCGGCACGTTCTCCGTGAACTTCCCGCACGTCAGCGAAGGCATGGTCCGCGATAAGGTCGATTGCATCCGCCGCACCGGGGCCAACTGGCTGATCTTCTCCGACGCCGGCTGCGCCATGAACATCACCGGCTACGCCAACCGCACCGGCCAGCCGATCCAGGCCATGCACCTGGCCCAACTCATCGATCAATCACTGGGAACCTGACGTGGCGCCGAAATCCGACTTCTACAGCAATACCGTCGAAGCCACCCGCAAAGAGGGGCTGGCCCAGAAACTCTACAACGCCACCTACCGCCAGCACAGCGGCCGAGAGGCCATCACTCCCGAACTGGGCGACATCAATTCCTTTCGCGACCAGCTCGCCGAGGTCCGCACCCACGCCGTCCGAAACCTCGACCGCTGCCTGGCCGCCCTCGCCGACAACCTCATGGCCCGCGGCGTCCAGGTCCACTGGGCCAAGGACGCCGAAGAGGCCCGGCAGATCGTCCTGCACGTCGCCCGCGTCAACCGCGTCTCCTCCATCGTCAAGAGCAAGTCCATGGCCACCGAGGAGATCGAACTGAACCCAGCCCTCCAGGCCGACGGCCTCGAGGTCACCGAGACCGATCTGGGCGAGTACATCATCCAGCTCGCCGGCCAGAGGCCCGGACACATCGTCGCCCCCGCCTGCCACCTGAGCACTCAGGACATTGCCGACATCTTCCGCGAGAAAATCGGCTACGACGGACCGGTCGAGCCGACCGCCCTGACCATGGCCGCCCGCGCCGTCCTCCGCGAAAAATTCCGCCGCGCCGAAATGGGCGTCAGCGGAGTCAACTTCGCCGTCGCCGATCCGGGACTGCTCGCCGTCTGCACCAACGAGGGCAACGCCCGCTACGCCACCAGCCGCCGCATCCACCTGGCCGTGATGGGCATGGAACGAATCGTGGCCGACCTCGCCGGCGGCGCCCTGGTCATGAAAATGCTCGCCAAGTACAGCACCGGCCAACGCATCACCCAGTACACCAACCTGATCGCCGGGCCCTGCCCGTCCGACGGCGCCCAACAGGTACACCTGGTGATCCTCGACAACGGCCGAAGCCGTATCCTCGCCTCCAGGTACTGGCGGATCCTCACCTGCATCCGTTGCGGGGCCTGCGTCAACGCCTGTCCCGTCTTTCGGCACGTCGGCGGCCAGAGCTACCCCGGCTGTTACAGCGGTCCGGTCGGCACCATCCTGCTCTCGCAGTTCCTCGGCCTCCGCAAGACCGCTGATCTGGCCAAGGCGTGCAGCCTGTGCAACTACTGCGCCGAAGCCTGCCCGACCAAAATGCCGCTGCCCGAGTACATCCTCAGCCTGCGCGACGAAGCCGCCCGCGAAGGACTCGCTCGAACCGGCGAAGCCACCGCCATGAGCGTCTGGGCCGACGTCCTCCGGCGGCCGCGAATCTACCGCCTTGGACAAAAAATGATGCGGTGGGTTCTTAGGCCCCTCAGCCGAAACGGATGGCTCTCCTGGATGCCCGGACCGCCGGGCAACTGGACCCGCGTCAAGGACCTGCCGCTGCCCGCGACCCGCAGCTTTATCCGCCGATGGCGGTCCGGCGAATTCAATCATCCGGAGAACGCCGATGGCCGGTAGAATCCTTGCCAGCATACGCGATGCCCTGCGCTCCGGACCGGTCGCCGCCGAAGTCCAGCCGCAGGCGACGAAGCTCGATGGCCGGCTCGTCCCAGCCGATGCCGATCGCAACCGCCTCGTGGCGACCTTTGCCCAGCGGGCCGAAACCTCCGCCGCCACCGTTCACGTCCTCGACGACGCCGCGAAACTGCCCGAGACCCTCAGCCGGATCATCCCCGCCAACGCCCGCATCACCCTCTGCCATTCTGAAAAAATCGACCCTCGCCTCGGACGAAGCATCGTCTCGGTGCTCGAACCCGTCGGCCGCGTCTTTCTCGCCGCCGATCTCGACGACGAAGGCCTGTTCCGGTCCACCGTCACCGTCGGACCCGTCGACTTCGCCGTCGCCGAAACCGGCTCGATCGCCCTCGCCGCTGACCCGCAGCGACAGCGCCTCGCCTCGCTCGTGCCGAATATCCACGTCGCGGTCCTCTGGGCCGATCAGATCGTTCCCGACCTGATGGACCTCGACGCGTGCTTTCGAAAAGCCTACGGCCAGACCCTGCCCGGCGCCGTCACCCTCATCACCGGACCCAGCAAGACCGCCGACATCGAAATGAACCTCGTCGTCGGCGTTCACGGCCCCGCCCAACTCCATCTGGTCGTCCTGCCGTAACCGATCCAGGGCCGCCGGCTACAACACAAATCGCTCCAGCGCCTCAGCCACGCCGTCGTCGTCGTTGCCGGAGGTGATGTAATCCGCTGCCCGCTTCACGTCGTCCGAAGCCGACGCCATCGCGATCCCCATTCCCGCCAATTCCAGCATGTCCGTATCGTTCGCCGCGTCGCCGATCGCGATCGTCTTCTGCGGCGAAATCCCGTACCGGTCGCATACCCGCTTCAGCGCCGTCCCCTTCGAGACCCCCGCCGACATGATCTGCAGCAGATTCGACTCGCTCTGGGTCATCGCCAGACGCCGTCCGAACCGCTGGCCGATCTTGCGGCGGACCTCGCTCATCTTCGCCGCCGGGCCCAGCAGCAGGACCTTGGTCACCGGCTGGATCAGCCACGTGTCGATCGGACCCAGCACGTCCGGCTGGAACTGCTTCGAGACCTCCGTCTGGTATGCCGGGTTCACCCGGTCGGTGTACCACTGATCCAGCACCTCGATCGACACCAGCGTCTCGCGGTAAATCTGCCGCGCCAGGTCGATCACCTCGCGGGCCAGAAACTTCTCGATCGGCCGATGGAACAGCACCTGCTTGCTCGGCGGGTCGTAGATCAACGCCCCGTTATAGCAGATCACGCACGTGTCCAGCCCCAGCAGCTTGTACGTCTCCGCCACCGAGCGAGGAGGCCTCGCCGAGGCCAGCACGACCCGCACGCCCTGCTGGCGCACCGCCCGCACCACCCGCTGCGTCCGCGCCGTCACGACCTTGCCCGAGGTCAGCAACGTGCCGTCCAGATCGATCGCCACCAGTTCAACCATGGAAAATTCCCGTCATTGCGGATCTCCGCCGTCCGTACCGCTGCGCCCTTGCCCGCCGCTCACCGCGCTCCGCGCAGCCGCCGCCACAACCGCGCCCACCAGCTTCCTCCGCCGCTGGATTGGTCCGGCGATCCGTCCAGATGAGACCGCATCACCCGCAGGCTCGGAAGCTTCTGCCGCATCTGGTGAAGCCGGTCGCGAGCGAACTGCTCCGGATGCTCCCGAAATCGCCGCCGCGACGGCTCGCTAAAAAACGCCTCCTCGCCGGGAAGCTCGCTGTCGTTCGGATAGAACTTCAACGCCTCCTCGAGGCAAAGCGTCGCCTCGTACCCGAGCCGCTGCGCCTCCTTGCGCGACGACTGCTCTGCCGTTGCGCTGATGATCGCGTGGAACAGCGACAGCCACTGCCCGACGTCCAGCAACTCCGACGCCCGCTCGCTCGGATTCACCACCGGCAGCCCGTCGTCCCGCCTTTCATCCGGAACCAGCAGCTTGCTCCGGTCGAACATCAGCCGCTTGCCCGTTCCGCACGTCCGGCACCGGGCGTACCAGATGTCCGCCTGCCCGTCCGGCGTTTGTTCGGTGCTGGCGAAGTCGAACGGCCCGCCCTCGCACCGCTCGCACGGCAGCACCATCAGGTAGAACTGCCGTTCGCTGATGCTTCGAGCGGGCAACCAGTTGTCTCGGTTGGTCTGGGTCATCGGCCTGTCGCTGTTAATCATGGACGTTCGGACGTTTCACCGGCGAAACGACGTTTCAGATCGGCATCGCTCATCCCCCGTGCCTTCGCCTGCCCTTCCCGTCGGTCCGGTAATAGCCTTGCCACGCCTCCATACGGCGGCTATTATCGGACCCGATCCATCTTCCACTTTGGCACCACAATTGCTCCGTGGTTCCTACGGCAATTATATTCAACCGCCCTGCGGAGGTGGAAGAATGAAACGGCAACGCCATAAACACGAATGGATTCCTCCCGCCGGAACGCCGCCGGCAGCCCTCGCCGCTGCGCCTCGCAGCGGCCGGCGACCGGCCCGCCTCCTGGCCGCTGCCCTGTTGGCGGTCCTGCCGCTGTTCCTCGGCTGCGCCGCATGTTGCGGCCGCAACGACCACGAATCGCTGCTCAACGAGCTGTACGTAAGCCCCGGCTTGGTCTTGAGTTCTTCGCCCGCTCCGAGGGTGGATCCGGAAATGTTCACCTATCGTTCGCTCTGGCCCGCCACCGAAGGCTATCTCGATGTCGGCGAAACGGTCTTCTATCGCGTTCGCTGGAGAGATCGCCAGAGCATCACCCCCGGGGTCCGAGACTACTCCTACCGGATTTTCGACAGCTATCGGGTGGGAACTCAGTTCCGCTAAAACCTGTCGCCACCGCTACTTGCAGTAGCTTTAAGGCGTGGCCGTCAAGTCGTCCGGCCGCTGTGTGCCTCGCCGCCAGCCGCTCTCCGCCCCGACGCCTACTGGCCGGATGACCCTTGACCGCTCGGGCTCATCTCCAGTTGCTCCGAGCCGCCTTCCTCCGCGCTGGCCCGCAGAAGCTTCTCCTTCATCAGACGGCCCACCTTGAACTTCACCGACCGCTTCGGCGGAACGTGAACGCGCTCCAGCGTCTTGGGGTTCTGAGCCACCCGTTCGGCCCGAAGCTTGGACTCGAACACGCCGAAGTCACGGAATTCCAAGCGGTTACCCTTGGCCAGCTCTTCGATGATCATGTCCAGAAACTTCTGAACCACGCGCTTGACCTGCACGCCCTTGATTTGGGCTCGGGGACGCGTGCGGTTCAGTTCGTCGGTGATCCGATCGATCAGTTCCTTCTTCGTCACGGTGGCCATGGTCCTAACCCCTTTTCAGCAAATAGCTAATAAAACGATAAAGACAGATACCTTACCGACAGGCCGCAAACGGGTCAAGGGCTCGTATCGACTAATTCCCTCTTTGGCGTAAGCCGCTGATAGGCCAGAAGACTTGTTCAGGCTGAGCCCTGACGTCGCCTCCTATCCTAATGAAGAAAAACGCGGCGATCAAGTAAAAAATTTCTGTAAATTTTGTAGGCGCAGGTTGTTGGAAGGATGCACAGAAAATCGGACGTGCAAAAAAGAGGGGTCAGTTGGTCAGAAAACTGTCGTCCGGACGGCTCGGTACTTCGTTCCCGTGGTAGCGGTCAAGCTGCCCCGCCTGCCAGATGTTGTCCTCCTGCGGGCCTACCAGCGGGGCGGTCTTCCACAGCGCCGACCCGTCCAGAAACAGCACGTTCTGGCCTTCCGTGGTCAAAGTCCGATGGTTCGGCGACTGGCTCTGCGGCGAAAGCACCGGCTGGAGCCCCTCATTCGAAAGCAGGGGGGTCTGATCCGCCATCACCGCCATGTGCGCCGGGTGCGCCCACCGCTGGCGACGCTGCTCCTCAGAGAACTTATGGTCGCCGTAAAGGTTTTGGAAACTGTAGGTTACGGGAATCGAGTCCGGAAAATCAGACAGCTCGTCGAGGTCCTGCGGGGTCAGGGTCAGCCGCACCTTGGCCGCTGGACAGGCCAGCAGCTTCGGGTCCACGTACTTCATCTTCACCAGCAGGAACAGGTGCTGGCGACGAGGCTTTTTCTTATCGAAATCGTACCACGAGTCGCCCTCGGCCAGTCGGATCTGCGGAAGCTGGCCCGGGTGGTCGATCTGATAGTTGGCCAGGCCCGTCCCCATTCCCGCCAACTGGCTGCCGCACAAGGCCTTATACTGCTGCTGGCGGGCGTGGTTGGCCGTCACCGCCCAGGTCGAAAGGATAATGAGAATGGCCGCCGCCGCCGCTGAAAACTCCCGAAGCACCCACGGCAGCGTCAAACGGCTCCGTTTCTCCTTCGCTGGCAACTCGGCCTCCTGCTGCCGGCGGATCAGCCCGCTCATTCGGCTCGACGAGAGAATCCGGCCTCGCAAATCCTTGGGAACCTCGACGTGGTAGTCGTTGAGGGTGTGCAGCGGGTCGGACAACTCCTGGTAACGGGCGCGAAGCTCAGCGTCCTCGCTCAGGCGGCGGGCGAACTGCTTGTGCTCCTGCTCGGGCAGAAGGCCCAAGCAGTATTCGATCATCTGCAGTTCCAACGAATTGTCGTCACTCGGCTGATTGTCGCTCATTGTGCTTCGCTTTCCACAGACGCCCGAACGCGTTGACCGCCTTGTGCAGCCTTGACTTAACCGTTCCCAGCGGTATGCCTAACGCCTCTGCGATCTCCTTGTACTGCATGTCCTCGTAATACGCCAAAAGCAGCACTTCCCGCAGATTCTCCGGCAGCGTCATCACCGCCGTCTTGACGCTCTCGGCCCGTTCCCGTTCCATCAACTCGATTTCGGGAACCTCCTGGTCCGAGGGGATGATGTCGATCAGCGACCGGTCCTCGTCGGTCCGGCCGGCTTCGATGCTCACCGGGTGCAGCGACCGCCCGATGGATCGGAGCATGTCGCGGGCCTTGTTGGCCGCGATGGCAAAGACCCAGGGCCGAAACTTCTTGTCCAGATCGAATGACGCGGCGGCCTGGTGAACCTTGATGAACGTCTCTTGTGTCAAGTCGTCCGCAAGTTCCGGCCGTCCGGTAAATCGCACAAGAAAAACATAAATTTGTTTGTGGTAGCGATCTACCAGACCTTCAAACGCCGTCTCATCACCCCTGATGAATTGTTCAAAGAGCTGCTCGTCGGTTGTCTCGCTGTTCCACACCATTGGTTACGGTAATTCCCTCGTACAGGTTCTTGGTTGATGCGCGGAAACAGGTCAAAGCCGCTGCAGCCGGGCGGGCGCCCGTGCCTCAGTCAGGCACCGAACAATTATAGGACGTCGCATCCGGTCCGGCATCGCCTTTTCACGGACTTCGTCAATCCCGCTGTTATCCCTTGAATGCCGGGGTTACAATTATCGACGGCCGCGATGCCGCTGAAAAGAATATTATCCGGCCCGCCGCGGCCGGGGAGAACCGTCATGCAAATCCTGAAAATCGGCACGGTGCCCTATCTGAATGCCGTGCCGCTGACCGAAGGGTTGGCCGAGCGACGCGACGTCCAGTTGGTCGCCGAACCGCCAAGCCGCCTCGCCGGACTGCTCGAGCAGGGGCAACTCGACGTGGCCATGCTCCCAGCCGTCGATTACCTCCAAAAGACCGACTCCTGGCCCATGGCCTGCCCCTACGGCATCACCGCCGACGGCCCCGTGCAGACCGTTCGGATCTTCGCCCACCGGCCCCTTGAGCAAGTCCAGGAGGTGTTCCTCGACTCCGAATCACACTGCTCGGTCGCGCTGACCTCCGTGCTCTTTCGCCACTGGCTCCATCGCCCCGCGAGGCTCACCGTTCGCCGGTTCGATCCCGCCGGCGCCGACGTGGGCGATTGGCTGCTGATCGGCGACAAGGCCATGACCGGGATTGACCGCCCGTTCGTCTGCGATCTGGGCCAGTTCTGGCGCGACCGGACGGGCCTGCCGTTCGTCTTCGCCCTCTGGGTCGCCCGCGATCGCGCGAGTGCCGAGCGCGCCGGCCCTATCCTCGCCGAGACCGCCGAAGCGAATGCCTCGCGGATCGATGAGCTGGCGTCGAAGCACGCCGCACGTCACGGCTTTGAAGTCGCCGCCGCGCATCGGTACCTGGGCCAGACCATCCGCTATCGTCTGGGCGAGCGGGAGCGGGCGGGGTTGGAGCTTTTCGGCCGGCTGCACGCATCGACGGGGGCGCAGGTTTTATGAGCCGCCTGAGCGACGCCGAGGCCCTCGATCTGCTTGCCCACGCCGATCTTCACCACCTGGGCCGACTGGCCAGAGAGGCGACGCTGCGCCGCCATCGCGACAGCATCCGCACCTACGTCGTCGATCGCAACGTCAACTACACCAACGTCTGCGTTTCGGGCTGTCTGTTCTGCAATTTCTGCCGCCCGCCCGGCCATCCGCAGGCCTACGTGCTGACGGCCGAGCAACTGCTGGCCAAGGTCGACGAGCTGGTCTCCCTCGGCGGCCGGCAGGTCCTGCTTCAGGGCGGCATGAACCCTGACCTGCCGATGGCCTGGTACACGCGGATGCTGCGCGACCTGA
This window of the Phycisphaerae bacterium genome carries:
- the ruvX gene encoding Holliday junction resolvase RuvX; translated protein: MPRIIAIDYGTKRIGLAVGDAALRIAMPWDVLDARNDPAADAQTVWDHLRRSGDPVETLVVGLPLNMDGTEGPQAQLVRTFGQALAELSSRPVEYVDERLSSFHAEQKFRPPGKSRNQKSRKPNRPLDAVAAAVILDAYFRQE
- a CDS encoding glycosidase, coding for MAQELFEREPRNPIITIADLPYPANAVFNPGVVEMAGRVVLLLRVEDRQGRSHLTVARSENGVDNWKIDPQPLIAPDPDSPLYPYESFGCEDPRITWLPELGVYAICYTAYSPFGPGVAVATTKDFVSVCRMGLILQPNNKDAAMFPRRFNDRWVMLHRPVSGAIEHIWLTSSPDLVHWGAPTHLVPERGGPWWDGARVGAGAPPIETPDGWFLIYHGVKTTASGALYRLGMALADRDDPSRLLARYNSWILSPIESYERLGDVPNVVYTCGAIVRGDHVWLYYGGADTCVCLARARLDHLLEQIRANPAPQGPGSAQQP
- a CDS encoding (Fe-S)-binding protein produces the protein MNATLFVTCLADTFYPEAAVATLRVLRRLGYHVRCPDGQTCCGQPMFNAGHFDQSRTAARHFVDVFRDAQGPIIGPSSSCVAMVRQHYDRLFADDPAYRQAAAELAKRTFEFSEFLVKHVRLDPAAMGARFNDSVTYHYSCHFRPLGIVDEPISLIQRIPGIDYRPLERLTQCCGFGGTFSVNFPHVSEGMVRDKVDCIRRTGANWLIFSDAGCAMNITGYANRTGQPIQAMHLAQLIDQSLGT
- a CDS encoding lactate utilization protein — protein: MAPKSDFYSNTVEATRKEGLAQKLYNATYRQHSGREAITPELGDINSFRDQLAEVRTHAVRNLDRCLAALADNLMARGVQVHWAKDAEEARQIVLHVARVNRVSSIVKSKSMATEEIELNPALQADGLEVTETDLGEYIIQLAGQRPGHIVAPACHLSTQDIADIFREKIGYDGPVEPTALTMAARAVLREKFRRAEMGVSGVNFAVADPGLLAVCTNEGNARYATSRRIHLAVMGMERIVADLAGGALVMKMLAKYSTGQRITQYTNLIAGPCPSDGAQQVHLVILDNGRSRILASRYWRILTCIRCGACVNACPVFRHVGGQSYPGCYSGPVGTILLSQFLGLRKTADLAKACSLCNYCAEACPTKMPLPEYILSLRDEAAREGLARTGEATAMSVWADVLRRPRIYRLGQKMMRWVLRPLSRNGWLSWMPGPPGNWTRVKDLPLPATRSFIRRWRSGEFNHPENADGR
- a CDS encoding LUD domain-containing protein, producing the protein MAGRILASIRDALRSGPVAAEVQPQATKLDGRLVPADADRNRLVATFAQRAETSAATVHVLDDAAKLPETLSRIIPANARITLCHSEKIDPRLGRSIVSVLEPVGRVFLAADLDDEGLFRSTVTVGPVDFAVAETGSIALAADPQRQRLASLVPNIHVAVLWADQIVPDLMDLDACFRKAYGQTLPGAVTLITGPSKTADIEMNLVVGVHGPAQLHLVVLP
- a CDS encoding HAD family phosphatase, with product MVELVAIDLDGTLLTSGKVVTARTQRVVRAVRQQGVRVVLASARPPRSVAETYKLLGLDTCVICYNGALIYDPPSKQVLFHRPIEKFLAREVIDLARQIYRETLVSIEVLDQWYTDRVNPAYQTEVSKQFQPDVLGPIDTWLIQPVTKVLLLGPAAKMSEVRRKIGQRFGRRLAMTQSESNLLQIMSAGVSKGTALKRVCDRYGISPQKTIAIGDAANDTDMLELAGMGIAMASASDDVKRAADYITSGNDDDGVAEALERFVL
- a CDS encoding integration host factor subunit beta — protein: MATVTKKELIDRITDELNRTRPRAQIKGVQVKRVVQKFLDMIIEELAKGNRLEFRDFGVFESKLRAERVAQNPKTLERVHVPPKRSVKFKVGRLMKEKLLRASAEEGGSEQLEMSPSGQGSSGQ
- a CDS encoding sigma-70 family RNA polymerase sigma factor, translated to MVWNSETTDEQLFEQFIRGDETAFEGLVDRYHKQIYVFLVRFTGRPELADDLTQETFIKVHQAAASFDLDKKFRPWVFAIAANKARDMLRSIGRSLHPVSIEAGRTDEDRSLIDIIPSDQEVPEIELMERERAESVKTAVMTLPENLREVLLLAYYEDMQYKEIAEALGIPLGTVKSRLHKAVNAFGRLWKAKHNERQSAE
- a CDS encoding menaquinone biosynthesis protein, yielding MQILKIGTVPYLNAVPLTEGLAERRDVQLVAEPPSRLAGLLEQGQLDVAMLPAVDYLQKTDSWPMACPYGITADGPVQTVRIFAHRPLEQVQEVFLDSESHCSVALTSVLFRHWLHRPARLTVRRFDPAGADVGDWLLIGDKAMTGIDRPFVCDLGQFWRDRTGLPFVFALWVARDRASAERAGPILAETAEANASRIDELASKHAARHGFEVAAAHRYLGQTIRYRLGERERAGLELFGRLHASTGAQVL